The Chiroxiphia lanceolata isolate bChiLan1 chromosome 4, bChiLan1.pri, whole genome shotgun sequence genome includes the window tgagaggggaaagggggCAGCCCACATTTCTCTCCAGCTTCATGTCGCTTTGGGACAGCAAGGGCTACAGCATGGGGGTGCACCTGTACTTTTAACTTGACACCGTCATGCATCCCCCGGGGGTGGGGACGAGCAGGACGGCACGGGAGCGCGGGCAGCACTTACTGAAGAAGATGTACTCCGTGTAGCTGCTCCAGATCTTGTCGTCCCTGTACTGGTTGATGAAGGCGGCGGTGCCAGTGGAGTTGCAAGCCACCATGTGGAAGCCCGCCTCGGAGAGCCGGTCAAAGGCTTGCTCCAGGTAGGTGAATTTGAGGTAGAAGCGGGAGGTGTACTTCTCGGGGGGGCGGTCGGGATCGCGGCTCTCATTGAGGGTCTCTCCGAAGACCTCCTTGGCCAGGGCGATCCTACCGCACACCATGATGCGGGCGACGCGGCGGAACTTGGCGTCCGCCTGGTTGTCCCGCACCGTGGTGTAGGAGCCGCGGTAGCCCACGGTGAGGAAGCCCGAGCGCTTGTCCAGCGCCGCCCGCTGAAGCCGGTCGCTGCTGCCCTGCGAATTGCTATCCTCCAGGTCGCTCTGGCAGCCCTCGTCGTTGAGCGAGCTCTGCTTGGTGACCTTGGGCGACAGCAGCTTCACCAGGTCGCCCAGCTGGAAGTATTCGGCCTCCCGCAGGAGCCGCTCCTTCTCGGGGAAGTGCTCGGGCAGCGCCAGCTGCTTGTCCCGCAGGTAATCCAGCACGTACCTGAAGAGGAAGCCGTCGCGGTCGATAAAGAAGCGTGCCCGgctgtccctgggcagctggCGGGCCGCCGCCGGGCCGCCCCGGCACGGGGAGAACATGGTGGCCAGCGTGCTGTCCGGGACGCTGAGCAGCGTGGAGTGCCTCGTCACGTACACCTGGCCTCCCACGTTCAGCTCCACCACCTCGGGGAACGGCGAGCCCGACGGCCCC containing:
- the KCTD8 gene encoding BTB/POZ domain-containing protein KCTD8, whose amino-acid sequence is MALKEAGGSILPISDMVSGPSGSPFPEVVELNVGGQVYVTRHSTLLSVPDSTLATMFSPCRGGPAAARQLPRDSRARFFIDRDGFLFRYVLDYLRDKQLALPEHFPEKERLLREAEYFQLGDLVKLLSPKVTKQSSLNDEGCQSDLEDSNSQGSSDRLQRAALDKRSGFLTVGYRGSYTTVRDNQADAKFRRVARIMVCGRIALAKEVFGETLNESRDPDRPPEKYTSRFYLKFTYLEQAFDRLSEAGFHMVACNSTGTAAFINQYRDDKIWSSYTEYIFFRPPQRTISPKQDHEERKHDKVLDKGSESGTSCNELSTSSCDSHSEASTPQENATSTQPSTAHQPNTLTLDRPSKKAPVQWMPPPDKRRNSELFQTLISKSRETNLSKKKMCEKLSVEEEMRKCIQDFKKIHIPDYFPERKRPWQSELLQKYGL